In a genomic window of Glycine max cultivar Williams 82 chromosome 13, Glycine_max_v4.0, whole genome shotgun sequence:
- the LOC100793947 gene encoding uncharacterized protein: MFRLKSCEGPVRYLYQQTWHHLYHNNIMAYLVGYDPCSHLSKAFSQYPSLSFSDRGSYLSFPFLRNLVYANVFGVSRSIGFGTRGCSFDTSGSCSGNSDRIFVRAKTRSRGFASNRRQPMLADLEQRNSVRSDESDATLVKVDNGSINGSPAKPPCFSDHRLSQKLVVAVDVDEVLGNFVSALNKFIADRYSSNYSVSEYHVYEFCKIWNCSRDEADIRVHEFFKTPYFKSGIHPLPGAQMALQKLSRFCSLSVVTSRQNAIKDRTIEWIEKNYPGLFREIHFGNHFALDGVSRPKSEICRSLKAKVLIDDNPRYAIECADVGIRVLLFDYENSYPWCKNESVDQHPLVTKVKNWEEVEQQLVSLIAS; the protein is encoded by the exons ATGTTTAGATTAAAGAGTTGTGAAGGCCCTGTGCGCTACTTGTATCAGCAAACTTGGCATCACCTTTATCATAACAATATTATGGCTTATTTAGTTGGTTATGATCCTTGTTCCCACTTGAGCAAGGCCTTTTCTCAGTacccttctctttctttttctgatCGTGGTAGCTACCTGTCTTTCCCATTTCTCCGTAATCTTGTTTATGCTAATGTTTTTGGGGTTAGCAGAAGCATTGGTTTTGGTACTAGAGGTTGTAGCTTTGACACTAGTGGTAGCTGCAGTGGTAATAGTGATAGGATCTTTGTGAGGGCAAAGACAAGGTCCCGTGGCTTTGCATCGAATCGCCGCCAGCCGATGTTGGCTGATTTGGAGCAAAGGAATTCTGTTAGGAGTGATGAGAGTGATGCTACTTTGGTTAAGGTTGATAATGGATCTATAAATGGAAGTCCTGCTAAGCCTCCTTGTTTCAGTGATCATCGATTATCCCAGAAACTTGTGGTtgctgttgatgttgatgagg TATTAGGAAACTTTGTGTCAGCTCTCAACAAGTTCATTGCAGATCGATATTCATCAAATTATTCAGTTTCTGAGTATCACGTGTATGAGTTCTGCAAG ATATGGAATTGTTCACGTGATGAAG CTGATATCCGTGTTCACGAGTTTTTTAAGACACCATATTTCAAGTCAGGGATCCATCCTCTTCCAGGTGCTCAGATGGCTCTTCAGAAGTTATCAAGATTTTGTAGCCTATCAGTTGTAAC ATCACGGCAGAATGCAATCAAGGACCGCACAATTGAGTGGATAGAGAAGAATTATCCAGGACTGTTTCGTGAGATTCACTTCGGTAACCACTTTGCTCTTGATGGTGTGTCAAGACCAAAGTCAGAAATTTGTAG GTCTTTAAAAGCCAAGGTTCTTATTGATGATAACCCACGATATGCCATAGAGTGTGCTGATGTTGGAATTAGAGTCTTACTTTTTGATTATGAAAACTCATATCCTTGGTGCAAGAACGAGTCTGTTGATCAGCATCCTCTGGTGACCAAAGTTAAGAACTGGGAAGAAGTGGAACAACAATTAGTGTCTCTGATAGCTTCTTAG
- the LOC100794467 gene encoding glucan endo-1,3-beta-glucosidase 5, whose translation MGLQHFTTCVLLALCILSQGLAKGAHGFACNWGTRLTHPLPPQITVKLMKDNGFKQVKLFEADPAALKALGNSGIQVMVGIPNDLLATLASNVDAAIAWVNQNVSSYISKNGVDIRYVAVGNEAFLKTYNGRFVNSTFPAIQNIQAALIKAGLGRQVKVTTPLNADVYQSDSSLPSGGNFRPDIHDQMISIIKFLSQNGGPLTFNIYPFLSLDADPHFPKEFAFFDGSAAPVVDGSITYTNVFDANYDTLISALEKNGFGQMPVIIGEVGWPTDGTANANIKNARRFNQGLIDRIVKRQGSPKRPSPPDIYLFGFIDEDAKSIEPGPFERHWGVFNFDGSIKYPLNLGGGKQLVGAKGVRYLPKQWCVMSTQANVDPNALAESMSKACTYADCTSLSPGSSCSGLDTRGNASYAFNMYYQAMNQQKGACNFNGLSVITNINPSPPQSSCQFKIMIDLGKHEKKSTSSSVAPERKLHSMVMLVSSFIFTVMLLLCV comes from the exons atggGACTCCAACATTTTACTACGTGCGTTTTGTTAGCTCTTTGCATTCTAAGCCAAGGTTTGGCAAAGGGTGCTCATGGCTTTGCTTGCAACTGGGGAACGCGTTTAACACATCCCCTTCCACCTCAAATAACCGTGAAACTCATGAAGGACAATGGATTCAAGCAAGTGAAGCTCTTTGAGGCTGATCCCGCAGCACTCAAGGCTTTAGGAAATTCTGGCATTCAGGTCATGGTTGGCATACCAAATGACCTCTTAGCAACCCTTGCTTCCAATGTCGATGCTGCCATTGCATGGGTCAACCAAAACGTGTCCTCTTACATATCCAAAAATGGGGTTGATATAAG GTATGTTGCTGTGGGGAATGAGGCTTTTCTCAAAACATATAATGGCCGGTTTGTTAATTCAACCTTTCCAGCCATCCAAAACATCCAAGCAGCCCTTATAAAAGCAGGATTAGGCAGGCAAGTGAAGGTGACAACCCCTCTAAATGCTGATGTCTACCAAAGTGACAGTAGTCTTCCATCAGGTGGAAACTTCAGGCCTGACATTCATGACCAAATGATCTCCATAATAAAGTTCCTAAGCCAAAATGGTGGGCCTCTAACCTTCAACATCTACCCATTCCTCAGCCTTGATGCTGATCCCCACTTCCCAAAAGAGTTTGCCTTCTTTGATGGCTCAGCTGCTCCCGTTGTTGATGGCTCCATAACCTACACCAATGTGTTTGATGCAAACTATGACACCCTCATCTCAGCCCTTGAGAAGAATGGTTTTGGCCAAATGCCTGTCATCATTGGAGAGGTTGGATGGCCAACAGATGGAACAGCCAATGCCAACATCAAGAATGCTCGAAGGTTCAACCAAGGCCTAATTGACCGCATTGTGAAAAGACAAGGAAGCCCCAAAAGACCTTCCCCACCAGATATCTACTTGTTTGGATTTATAGATGAGGATGCCAAGAGCATTGAGCCTGGCCCTTTTGAGAGGCATTGGGGTGTCTTCAACTTTGATGGATCCATTAAATACCCTTTGAATTTGGGTGGTGGAAAGCAACTAGTTGGTGCAAAAGGGGTGAGGTATTTGCCAAAGCAATGGTGTGTGATGTCAACTCAAGCAAATGTTGACCCTAATGCTTTAGCTGAGAGCATGAGCAAAGCATGCACATATGCTGATTGCACAAGCCTCTCTCCAGGGTCATCTTGCAGTGGATTAGACACAAGAGGCAATGCTTCATATGCATTCAACATGTACTATCAGGCCATGAATCAGCAAAAAGGTGCATGCAATTTCAATGGTCTCTCTGTCATCACTAACATAAACCCTTCACCACCTCAAAGCTCTTGTCAATTTAAGATCATGATCGATCTGGGGAAGCATGAAAAGAAGTCCACCTCTTCTTCTGTTGCACCAGAGAGGAAACTACACTCAATGGTCATGCTGGTGTCAAGCTTCATTTTTACTGTCATGTTATTGCTTTGTGTTTAG